A section of the Primulina eburnea isolate SZY01 chromosome 1, ASM2296580v1, whole genome shotgun sequence genome encodes:
- the LOC140842556 gene encoding uncharacterized protein produces the protein MMSLIYRSRIYLLSSSYASASQRHVSFSFSRLHFFSTSWEAQPSNSLSVSDYLIRRHQFSQETASRIASMLTRLNNPEKADSNISILKESGFSKTQVERVLTYRPFLLSASTEKVIKPKIKIFQDLGLSKSEIANIISKDPGILGCSAKNRVIPSLDVLKNLFGSNAEVGKLLKVSGWFLIMDLEKTLVPNVKFLESCGIPMKQIANHIYFFPRFLLHKPEVLRKCVDKVDEMGVSRSSKSFIYAVRIVRSFSNVNWELKLKAFRDMGFSETDILKMFRTSSPVFTISKEKMKMVKEVLLASGKYDLSSIVHYPVSLMYSIEKRYKPRLQVLRILETKKLIENWPSLGLLCSISNAHFSDRFVAPYFNELGKVYIDEPGGKDKINKKQLASLWGKSR, from the coding sequence ATGATGTCTCTGATATATAGAAGTCGTATTTACTTGCTTTCGAGTAGTTATGCATCTGCATCTCAGCGCCATGTTTCCTTCTCTTTTTCTCGCCTTCATTTCTTCTCTACCTCATGGGAAGCGCAACCCTCGAACAGTCTTTCCGTTTCTGATTACTTGATTCGAAGACACCAATTCTCTCAAGAAACGGCGTCACGAATCGCCTCTATGTTAACTCGTCTAAACAACCCAGAAAAGGCTGATTCAAATATCTCAATCCTGAAAGAGAGTGGATTTTCGAAGACCCAAGTGGAGAGAGTTTTGACCTATAGACCTTTTTTGCTTTCGGCGAGTACCGAGAAAGTTATCAAGCCTAAAATCAAGAtttttcaggatttaggccttTCGAAAAGTGAAATTGCCAATATAATCTCAAAAGATCCAGGGATTTTGGGTTGCAGTGCAAAGAATAGAGTCATCCCCTCACTAGATGTGCTAAAGAATCTTTTTGGGTCCAACGCAGAGGTGGGGAAGCTCTTGAAGGTTTCTGGGTGGTTCCTCATAATGGATTTGGAAAAGACTCTGGTGCCCAATGTCAAGTTCTTAGAGAGCTGTGGTATTCCCATGAAGCAGATTGCTAATCATATCTACTTTTTTCCTAGATTTCTTTTACATAAACCAGAAGTTTTAAGGAAATGTGTTGATAAGGTTGATGAAATGGGAGTCAGTAGGAGCTCTAAAAGTTTTATTTATGCTGTTAGGATTGTGCGTTCATTCAGCAATGTGAATTGGGAGCTCAAGTTGAAGGCTTTTCGGGATATGGGTTTTTCTGAAACTgatattttgaaaatgtttCGGACCTCATCTCCGGTGTTTACAATATCAAAGGAGAAGATGAAGATGGTAAAAGAGGTTCTTCTGGCCTCTGGGAAGTACGATCTGTCAAGTATCGTTCATTACCCTGTTTCACTCATGTACAGCATCGAGAAGAGGTACAAGCCCCGGCTGCAAGTTCTAAGGATTTTGGAAACAAAGAAACTCATAGAAAATTGGCCTAGTCTTGGACTGCTTTGCTCGATCTCAAATGCTCATTTTTCTGATAGATTTGTTGCCCCTTATTTCAATGAATTGGGTAAAGTATACATAGACGAACCTGGTggtaaagataaaataaacaagaaacaATTAGCATCTTTGTGGGGAAAATCAAGATGA